A region of Acidobacteriota bacterium DNA encodes the following proteins:
- a CDS encoding response regulator transcription factor has product MKPDTIKIFIADDHPIFRGGLRQLIETAPQMVVIGEAKDGAEAIERLLAAPADVALLDIDMPKADGFQVLTVLREKGLTLQFVFLTMHKDEQFLNAALDLGVKGFLVKDSAAEEVIDCLNAVINGQAFISPQLTSFLLRRLRQAQENPPQTCLLNQLTLTERKVLKLVAEYKTNKEIAAELFMGIRTVEQHRLNISEKLNLKGRHALLKFAAENAASLKEES; this is encoded by the coding sequence ATGAAGCCTGACACTATCAAAATCTTCATCGCCGACGACCATCCGATTTTTCGCGGCGGCTTGCGCCAACTCATCGAAACTGCGCCACAAATGGTCGTCATCGGCGAGGCCAAAGATGGCGCAGAAGCGATTGAACGCTTGTTGGCAGCGCCCGCCGACGTCGCCTTGCTAGACATTGACATGCCCAAGGCGGACGGCTTTCAGGTGCTTACCGTCCTGCGCGAAAAAGGCCTCACCTTGCAGTTCGTCTTCCTGACGATGCACAAAGACGAGCAGTTTTTGAATGCCGCGCTCGACTTGGGCGTGAAAGGTTTCCTGGTCAAAGACAGCGCCGCTGAAGAGGTCATTGATTGCCTCAACGCGGTCATCAACGGGCAGGCATTCATCAGCCCGCAACTTACCAGTTTCCTGCTCAGGCGCTTGCGCCAGGCGCAAGAAAATCCGCCGCAAACTTGTTTGCTCAATCAACTCACACTCACCGAACGCAAAGTTTTGAAGTTGGTCGCCGAGTACAAGACCAACAAAGAAATCGCCGCCGAACTGTTTATGGGCATTCGCACCGTCGAACAACACCGCCTCAACATCAGCGAGAAACTCAATCTCAAAGGCCGCCATGCGCTGTTGAAATTTGCCGCAGAGAACGCTGCAAGCTTGAAAGAAGAAAGCTAA